The stretch of DNA TACTGTAACAGACAGTTAACTAAGAGAGGTACATACTGCCACCCAGTGTAGCGAATGGGGAAAATCCTCACACTGAAAATCACACACTGATCAGAGTCCCGTCTGCCTTTTATTTATAGATGAATGCTTACAAGGTTAGACATTTCTGGGTAGGATGTTGAATTTCACTAGCCAAATAGCTGCCAAATGgtatattttggcatttttgttacCATTGTTACCATTGTTTTTGGATTCTTTTCTTGACAAATTATAGGTCATTCAGTATATCGAAAGTTTTATATAACCAGTTACTGGGCTCATCAGCCTTTTTCAATGGACATTGTGACTTGCCATAGCAGAAAGAGCACaagtgtaactaataacattaatgagaCCTCACTTGAAACAGCATGTACTATTTCAGAACCCTGGAGCTGGCACGCCTAGACTAAACACTTAGACTCCATTTAGCCGCTTTATTTTTAAGGTCCTGTTATTGTGGATGCTGGctcacacagtcacagtcacacagtcatAAGGCAAGTGTCCATCCAAATGTAACGCAAAGtttaaccaaatttccagaaaattggAACGAGAGAGGGTGAATTAATGTGTTTCCATCTGTTACTGTTCTGCGAATATTACGAGTTGTGCGCATCAAcataaacagctggtggtgctaaTTCTGCAGTTGGGTGACATTCAACCTTGAGGGTACAGGTGATAACGTAATGGCGAAAAAAGATGTAGAAAACATTATGTAAATATGGCAATTATGTTTCTTTCATGTGTTCATTTGAGGAAtgttacagtctcctcattggtccacacacatttgtttttaaggatACTAGTCCACCTTAGCAAAACGTCTAAAtgtttttgataatattttgacttttattttcacatttcaggcatttccactcaggtttttttatgcacaaattgaacatgcacataaaaacttaacttactgggacactttaATAGAACAGAGTCAACATGAATGCTATAAGTATCACCTGTGATTTTGCCActacaagtcaaaatgtctgctattGAGTAATATCTGTTCCATGTGTTAGGTAACTGACCTGAAATATTAGTgatacaaaataatacatttaattcaTTATAGTTTTAATTCTCAGTTGCATACATCAGATGTTTGTGGGGTAATTCTGACATCTGCGCATTACACTACAATAATTTGGCAGGCACATTTGCCCAAATTGACAATTCTCTCCTACACAGGAACAATTTGGGGGTCAGTGTCTAGCTCAAGGACGGCAGGAGCCAGGGTTCCAACCACCAACCCTACAATCAATTGCCAACCCCCTCTGGCATCTGAACTACTGAATCAGAAATGCCACACATATTTTCTGCATACAATTTTAGTCCCAAAGTCAACACAGATTTTGCCACgttttttattgttatcaaCAGTCTCAAAAATCATATTAGCAAACAAAGatagtaaaacaacaaatatctattttaaaaacattctaAAATGTGGCCAGAGGCTCTCTATAGAGCTGATACAGGGTGCATAGGTGATCCAGCCTTTTTGACCTCgcttttctaaaatgtttgtCTATTAATTGCAAATTGCACATGTCACATAACCATTGGATTAGATATTACACTTGAACTATTGCAGATTTTATTTCTTCCTGGGAATAACTGACAAAAATCTACAGGATAAATTGCATAGAGGTTCAGGTTGTCCTCTGCTCACCAACATCTGTCACAAAAAAGTCTGGGCAGCTTGTGCCCTTAACGATTTGATGGGTGTCAGGAGTATGTAATCAGTTCAGTGAGTGAAGTGAGAGATTgagtcaaaatataaaaacttcCTCTTTAAAGGGGCTGCACTGGCTAAGGGTCAACTAGAGGCTGCTGGCccctttttataaaaaacagtGCACAGGAACAGTCcagcattttgtgaaatacaattttttgGTGTCTTATCCAGAGTTCGATGAGAAGATTCATATCAGTTTTAGTGGGACATTCTTGACCTAGCTGTGCACAAAGACGGAAGCAGAGAGTATAAGCTGATAGCCATGTTCTGTCAAAAGTGAAACATATTTTCCAACAACTCCAAAGCTGTATGAAGGCAGCTTTGGAGCAGCTGAGACATCAGAGCTGGGCAGCGTGAGTGCACATAGCActcatttcacaaataaaacagaggTAAACAGAGAACAAGCATTACTTTAAGATTTctattcaaacacattttcttctACATCATCTTTTATCAGATTTCACTGTCACAACTCTTTAGACCATTTAAATGGTCTAATGAGTTGTCTCATTCTACTCATAAGTATTCCAGCAAGAAATCTTAGTCAAAAGTATCCGTTATCGAAATCCATTATATTCTCTAATCTTACCAGCCAACTCTGAACATGTGAACAGGGCATAAAGGGATGTGGAGTGCAGTATGGTTTAAGGCCCCTAGgcagaacaaaagcaaaacactttCTGAGTTCATACCTGgtacattaaaaatgatgtatAGTCCATCAGATTCTTTAAATGTGCTCCCCCTTTGGTTTCTTTCTTGTTCATGGATATATTACATTTCTACTGATATTTGTTCCTGAACATGTCTGATCTCTGTATTTCTATATGTATTACACATCTATATcaacaaatgtatttctgtgtttgcagtGATGCTGATTTAAGTCCTCTTTGGATATACATTGCTCAGCATTGCAGTACTGTTGCAGTATAGTCTATTTTTTCCTGTCCACTTCATTTGctttatattttgcttttatggAAGCTGTTAATTGCCCATTAAGATAATTGAAAAAACCACTGGCACCACCCATTCGCTGTCTTTGAACACAATGATGCATTGCTTTTGCTTAGAGTGACATCAATGACCACACTGTTCTTATAGAATATGTTAAAGtattgaaataatttaaaaactgtaaacaaacatgGTGGGGTTGTTGACAGAGGTTATAGAAGTAAGATCCAGATAATCAGAGTCGACTAATGTCCACCTAAACCAAATTAGGTTAATTTTGAGATTAATCAGATTTATCagatttatcagatttttataAGCTTTCATAGACAGAAAGAcctgtaaggttttttttttttttttctaatacctTTTGGAGATATTTTGTCTATTTAGCCAGTGGAATTTACCAGCAACAAAAGGATTAAAGGGTCCTTTTTGCCATTCGTGGACGTGCTTTCTGAATAGGCTAAACAGAAAATTTGTCAAAGGGAGCAACAAACCAAGTTATGGAGCAACACAATTTGTAAAATTTCTCTATCTTTCACTGTACCTATATTGAACAAAATTTGTCTGAAAGGATTGGGACAGTCACTTTTGTAAATCAGCATTtgtgaaattacacattttcacGCATTATGTGTTGCTTGATGTTGGCATTGTcatttgaaagacaaaacatttaacattttaaaggaaaaaccacaCATATCTTCCTACAGCATCATTTCTTCccactcaaaaaacaaacaagccatGGGATCGGGCACCTGGCAGCTAGTATAAAAACAGGTAGGAAAATGTTACTCGGCCAGTCCGCTTCATATGAGCTGATAGAAGCAGGTCCTGCATTGGTATCTTAGGCCCTCTTTGAAGACCCTTATTGAGGGGGTCAGTACTCCCAGAGAGAAGATACATCGACAGATGTACCATCACCCATAAGCGTGCCTCCCTGGTCTCCACGAAGATACTTGCCATTGGAGCCTTTGATTGCGATGCGTCCATGTTCCAGGAACTCAAGGAAAAAGTCCTCTGGCTTTTCTCCATCTGAGCACACCAAGCCATTGCTAGAGACGTACCAGAACTTTCCATTCACACCTGCAGAAGGATATCGGTGGATTATATTTCAGCCATTTGTTAAGATGAACAATCATTGTTCTAGTTGATGCTAAATATATATCCAAACAGGATAAAGATATACAATGATTCTTATGCATAAATTTAGTATGTTGTGCagacatgaaaaacactgactttttacATTGTAGGCGCCGTCATTGAAGATCAATGAGAAAATGTCGTAGACGGAACGATTTGCATCCAGAGTGTTGGAATTCTTGTGGTGACAAACAAAGCCATTCTCTCCACAGAGGATCAGCATAGGGCGGTTGATGAGTTTCATCAAGAATAATTCACCATCTCCTGCAATGAAGGATAAATACTGTTAATCTGTTATGCATAGGTCAACAAAGTTGTACCTGTAGCATTGAATCTCGAGTGGCTTGCTTGAAAGCTCTTACCCACTGAATCGCTGACTGCTGAGAGCTGCCCATTCTTCTTTGTACACACATACTTTCCATTACTTGCCTTGAGTGCCACCCTCTGTCCTCGCCACTCAATGTCAAACATTGTGTTGACCtctctggggaaaaaagataTGGATGGGCAGATGGAGAGGTTCAGGTAGGAGGTATGTGAAAACCTACAAGAAAGTTCTTCTTTAAAGCTAACAGGGCTTCTTACACTTCTGTGGCAGTGGACTGGATCTCTCCGTGAGTCACTAGAGTCCAGTAGGATCCGCCATTGGTCCTGAACATGGACTTTTTGCTCTCCTTATCAATCTCCATTTGGAAGGTCTCCATGTCTGTCTCCACATCCTGATTGGCTGAAATACTCACTCCTAATGATAGGGGAAAAGACAGCCTTTACAGTTTTGCCTTTTGTTCAATGAAAATTATGGATTACAATGTTACATCGTCTTGAATGCCATTTACTGTCTCAGGTATTAAAAAAGACACCTGTATGCACAATAGTAATACAGTGTGCTACCTACAATGACTCATTCAAGGCTTTTGTCTTCTCACATAGGCAGCAGATGTTACTAGGTCACACAGCATTTTATTTGGCAGATGAGTAAAATGACTCTGCAATTAATTTCATATGTTCATATTACTTATAcctacaaaaaaacacattacatcttCATCCGTTAAATTATTTAAAGCGTAATTCATTGATAATTTTGGTTGCTTGATTTTGTGCCCCAGTCAGGGGTTCTGTGATCTCTTCTGATAATGCAAAGGCATGTACAAATGCAGCATCAAATGCTAACACATTTGATGTTGCATTAACCAAATTCTCAGTGTTACCTTCATGGATGTATGACATTTAGTCATACTTATTACATCATGCTTTACTGTAACTAACCAGCTTTAACTGactaaaaatgttgtttgctccatcatataaaaacagaaattgtcAGGTTGCATTGTAGAAgtggattatgctgcaggaTTGGCTTGACATTTGGATGTTTTTCCCCACCATGAAAACATGTCATTATTACAATCTATTTCACATTTCAAGTTAGTAGGGATTGAAtgtttcaaactaaaaaaaaatagatttttggcAGGGGATCACTGTAAGATATGAACCTGCTTTATAGCTATCCGTGAGCCGCTGATGTTCCCATGCCTCACACAAGTAAAATTAAACCCAATTCAGAATAACATccaaaatttgtttaaaattgtcCCTATCGTTCCAGTTAGTCAGGTAGTGCCCTGTTGTCTTAACCCAAATGTCTCACTTGCACCCAATCTAGTGTTATGTATGTAATCCACATGCATTATCTCTGTCTGGGGGGGGGTGTCAGGTGGTGGagaatacaaagacacacaaaactgaaCTGTGTCTGCTGTAGTTCAAATTAGATGCCACAGAAATATCCTTCAACCTTTCTCTTAAGCCTGTTACAACCCTAATCCCCCACAGTCACCCCTCCACCCTCCCTGTTCATTCCCTTGCTGTAATTCCCTGAGTGGTGAAATGCAAATCTGCACCACAGGGCCCACTAAGCAGCTTTCAGTGTCTTGTTCcttgaaaatgtgaaactgcCACAAGGCCAAAAACtacagttaaaaatgtaaatctttgcCCAATATTATGAGGATGGAGTTCCATGATGTTGAAATATTGCCTTGACAGtgacctttttttaaagcatagTTTTATTCATGCATAAGGATAACAATGAATGAAGTCTAAAGTTAGTTTCAGAACCTCGTTCCTCGGATATGCTATGGTATTGCATGTGCATTGTTCAGCACATGTTCCTCTTACTtgttttaattaagtttaaagctttaaaaagctGTAACAGAAGACAATTTGCTCCCCTGTTCTCCCACATATTTTTCTCGAACAATTATACAGGACAGAGCAGATTACATAATGCAGGCTTTAAAGAGACCCTGTAACTGATCTGTCTGGCATGTCTGGCTGTAGCTCTTTTTAGTTGCAACCTCATTGCCACACTGGCCGACTACAAATCCTCATAATTTGGAGAACTTCACTGGATGGATGACGGTAAAGAGCGAGTAGCTGCAAGGCTTAAAGTCCATTGATGGTAATTGACACCCATGGGGCACAGATCTGCCCTGGAGTCATTTGCACGCTGCTTAATCTTCAATGGACACACAGTGGAAATGACAAAGCCCATTACCACAGTTACCTCTACAGAATGGCTGTCAACCACTCCGGATCCAGCATGTAGTCAAGAAAGGCAGGGCTTTCTCTCCATAGCTGGTAAATGTTACTGATTTGCTTTTTTGGTTACTgtaatgtaactgtaaaaattaaattaaattaattcatgcCACCTCAAATTAATTTGGATCCCTCCTTATGATACACAGTGTTATATTTGAGTTTACTTTACACCCAACAGTGGTATTGCTCCACTCAGGAATGTACTTGGTTCTTATGTGTCAAACAGCACCAAGCACCCTAGTGTGCTATGTTGTCTAGCTATTTTACAAAGGGTAAAGCTAGACTCCTAGCTAAACCCAAAACCTGCAAAATATAACAGTCTGTGTAGGTTCACTGAAAGGAGACGGCCACTGATTTGAAATCAGCATTTCCCAAAAGACGACTATTCCATTTAAGCACAGACTGTGAAAATATAACAaggactgagaaaaaaaaaatatcttaacaaGAGGTTGGTAAAGagttatttgaaaatatagtGCATTGCTTTTTGCCTCTCTGAAAATAGTCTTACCTAGTCTCACGAGCTAACATTGTGGTAAAGTGTACAAAGACTTACAGCAGCTGCATAGTGATTGCAAAATCATAATGGAGGAAATTGCTGTCTAACTAATTTGTGAAAAGAGATGCATTAACCATGATattcataattttttctttacctAAATGTGAACTGCCTATTTGTAACCATGAAGACACCATTACCTTGCCATGTATTTGCAAACAATCAAATCTGATTCTTTAATGTCAAGGTCTTTCAACAGTGAACGTCATTATCACTTTAAAGCTCTTCAGTGCTTTTACTACTGGATTGACAACATCATTGTGTAAGTGGACTactcacattcattttctgtatgaAACTATTCAGTTTTGTAAATATCAAACTCTCATTTGTTATCATTAGATAAGGAAGAGCTAtgattacacaaaaaatatgctttttctcAAGACTACATCACAAGCTGATTACCTTGCTTGACTGAGACAAATCTTTTATTGGCGGCTTGAAAAACTACTTGTGGATGACTCTCCTCGAGATCAAACAGCTCATCTTTTCCAGGCTTGGAGCATCTGCCAGAACGCAGTGTTCCTGTTGGACCAACTGGGGTCAGATATTTTCCATCACAGTCCTTAAAGGCCAGCTTGCCAGATTTCAGCTCCAGTGTGAAGCTAGTAGTATTGGTGTTCTCCTTCACCAGTTTGCCATCATTTCTGAGGAAACGGCTGTCACAGGTCTTCAGGCTGTACTTGCCTTCCAGGTATACCAAGGTGACCAGGGAGTCCACTCCCCAGGGAATGTTGCTGTCCACTGAGATCTCTCCATCTGAAGCAGACAGATGGGCATAGCGCTTACGTGCCACACTGAGCAGGCTGGCCTGTGGGTGTAAAGCCAAATGGACGGCCCACAGCTCTTGTTCCCCAATGACTTGGGCAAAGCAGGACAGGTAGTCAGCGGAGCCTCCAAAGTAACGCAGGTAAGACTCTGATTGAAGTGCCCAGCGACCATCAGATTGCGGCACAATAAGGAAACGGCAGTCAGGGTCAGGCTTCTCTGCCCCACATGCAATCTTCCCATCTTTATCAGAGGCCAGATAGCGTCCCAGGTGGCTGCGGAGGAACACTACTTGGCCATCTTGCTCGTCCTGCTCCAAGGTCCAGATCTGTTTCTTCTTCATGCTGGTGCCTGAGGCATTCACCTTGAAGCCAAAGGCCTCAGCCGTCAGGTAGCGGTTCTCATAGTTAATGAGGCCAAACTGCAGCTTCAGGGCCCTGTTAATTCCGTTTGTGGGCATGCTTGAACAGGCCACACGTTAATATTGCGAGAAAAGAGATTTAGGACAAACAAGGGAAAGGGTAATGAGGGAAAGCAGGCATGAgactgaaaagcaaaaataaaatgcttaatttctctcctcttttgtcCCTCAAGCTGTAAATGAGCTCCACTTATCTCTCTAGATGGATTGTTTAGTgttccttccttccctttttactttctctctttccctagAGGGCTTGCACAGGCACTTGCTCTCTGTTCCTTAATGAGTTAGGATTAAAATCAGCAGGACACAGCACCTCAATCCAACAAGCCGCTGACGTCACATACTAGAGCACCAACCACAAACCTCCCCTCCTCCCACTCCTTCTAAGGTACACACTCAATGCAGCTCCATTCTCTATCTCTTCCATATCTTCCCATTAtactctcatctctctcttttctcctccacccttgttttttttacctgtaacTCACAGTGACACTCATTTGTCAACCTGAATTACTAATGGTCCTCCCGTTCATATTTAGGTCCATATACAAATAGCCATGCCATCCAGCCCTAGGATTATCTTGGCTTTGATCTGCTGGCGAGCCACAGCCTTGGAAAAGGTCCAGAGAGTAAAGGTGCTTttggttgctgctgctgcttctccttctcttttgagtctcttttcaaaacagattttGCCTAAGAATAATTGAGTTTTTCATGGGTTTGTGTACATATAATCACTGTTTGAATAACTGTTTCCATCCATGAATAAGCATTCTGCTTGTTGAAGACTTGATGTAAAGATTAAAACTGTATTCACAGAGAGCCTCTTTCACATTGCATTTGACCATGGTTAATGTACATGGCTGACTGATTTAGAAGCATGATCTTAACAAAGCAGTACAAAGGTTTCTTTATGAAAGCTATTAACAAAGTTTGCCACATGCAGGTCCAGGGGAGCTATATAGCAACATTCTGTTTGGTTCAAGTCTTCAGAGATATTTAAATTTGTGAAGTCTGTGAGTTCAGCTTAGAAGAATTTGAATAGCTCACATTTGAATGTACAAGTGTTGCCCATTTCCTCCACTTTCACCTTGGTTGATtctcaacttttttctttctaatccTTCTGTTATTCTTTCAGTCAATCGATAATAAGGACGCGTCCAGGACCCTTTTCACAGTGCACGCCAAGATCAATCTTTGGAAGAGCATTACCACCCTCTTTCACTAAAGTTCCTGGGAGATGTT from Xiphias gladius isolate SHS-SW01 ecotype Sanya breed wild chromosome 3, ASM1685928v1, whole genome shotgun sequence encodes:
- the fscn2a gene encoding fascin-2a; translated protein: MPTNGINRALKLQFGLINYENRYLTAEAFGFKVNASGTSMKKKQIWTLEQDEQDGQVVFLRSHLGRYLASDKDGKIACGAEKPDPDCRFLIVPQSDGRWALQSESYLRYFGGSADYLSCFAQVIGEQELWAVHLALHPQASLLSVARKRYAHLSASDGEISVDSNIPWGVDSLVTLVYLEGKYSLKTCDSRFLRNDGKLVKENTNTTSFTLELKSGKLAFKDCDGKYLTPVGPTGTLRSGRCSKPGKDELFDLEESHPQVVFQAANKRFVSVKQGVSISANQDVETDMETFQMEIDKESKKSMFRTNGGSYWTLVTHGEIQSTATEVEVNTMFDIEWRGQRVALKASNGKYVCTKKNGQLSAVSDSVGDGELFLMKLINRPMLILCGENGFVCHHKNSNTLDANRSVYDIFSLIFNDGAYNVKSVNGKFWYVSSNGLVCSDGEKPEDFFLEFLEHGRIAIKGSNGKYLRGDQGGTLMGDGTSVDVSSLWEY